In one Bordetella pertussis 18323 genomic region, the following are encoded:
- a CDS encoding MipA/OmpV family protein, producing MKHAWWRATVVCLAGTLGTAAQAQNYIGISAAVAPRYEGAKDYRFLPVPLIHYENGPFFISPRAGLPSAGLKWQLGEHVHAGVFVGAHLGRDADDSDILHGLDDIDMHATYGAYIEWQYGALGLGAAYRQAARSGYGGVGELRATYRVWQTGRDSVSVGARTEWASDDYMRTWYGISASQAARSEAGLRRYSASSGFKSGGIFASWTHRLDQSWAVNATAGVNTLFGDARDSPVSERSTNYFGGVGLTYAF from the coding sequence ATGAAGCACGCATGGTGGCGCGCGACCGTCGTGTGCCTGGCCGGCACGCTGGGCACGGCGGCGCAGGCCCAGAACTACATCGGCATATCGGCGGCGGTGGCGCCGCGCTACGAGGGCGCCAAGGACTACCGCTTCCTGCCGGTGCCGCTCATCCATTACGAGAACGGGCCTTTCTTCATTTCGCCGCGCGCCGGGCTGCCCAGCGCCGGCCTGAAGTGGCAGCTCGGCGAACATGTGCATGCCGGCGTGTTCGTCGGCGCGCACCTGGGGCGTGACGCCGACGATTCGGACATTCTCCATGGCCTGGACGACATCGATATGCACGCGACCTACGGCGCCTACATCGAATGGCAGTATGGCGCGCTGGGCCTGGGCGCCGCATACCGCCAGGCCGCGCGCAGCGGCTACGGCGGCGTGGGGGAGCTGCGCGCTACCTACCGCGTGTGGCAGACCGGGCGCGACAGCGTCTCGGTGGGCGCGCGCACCGAGTGGGCCAGCGACGACTACATGCGCACCTGGTACGGCATCAGCGCCTCCCAGGCCGCCCGCAGCGAGGCCGGGTTGCGCCGCTACTCGGCCTCGTCGGGATTCAAGTCCGGCGGGATCTTCGCGTCCTGGACGCACCGCCTGGACCAGAGCTGGGCCGTCAACGCCACGGCGGGGGTCAATACCCTGTTCGGCGATGCGCGCGACAGCCCCGTGAGCGAGCGCTCGACCAACTACTTCGGCGGCGTGGGCCTGACCTACGCGTTCTGA
- a CDS encoding ATP-binding protein — translation MKSLKRRILTAVLAALLLNWEVWLGWQTFEMGRRETGTWDARLRDVASQAVLSMPLDIMERSEPTGFRLPEPVQTSELRMSFQIWSMASRRQIVHSVNAPPGPLNPAFADGYADVELDGEPWRVYSVTDAEGRIQAQAGHSLAARRGDILQWLGASLKASALLFLFLALSILLAIDRAMRRLDRVGRAVQQRDPLDLAPLPDGDVPAELRPLITAINRQFGRVHTALARERRLIADAAHELRTPLAALKMQAEVALGARHADERHSALCKLLDAARRAARLSEQLLDQARLDAMEATVPGGEVDLATLTAMIIADHQARAQARHQRIQLDARPAFVSGDLDSLGILVSNLVDNALRYTPEGGRVVVYCGPLENGAVGLRVLDNGPGVPADRHERIFERFYRQPGQAQRGGGIGLSLVAQIARLHRARIDCGAGLDGRGFGIAVGFAPRG, via the coding sequence ATGAAATCGCTCAAGCGACGCATCCTGACCGCGGTACTGGCCGCGCTGCTGCTGAACTGGGAAGTCTGGCTGGGCTGGCAGACCTTCGAAATGGGCCGGCGCGAAACCGGCACCTGGGACGCCCGGCTGCGCGATGTCGCCAGCCAGGCCGTGCTGTCCATGCCGCTGGACATCATGGAGCGTTCGGAGCCGACCGGCTTTCGCCTGCCCGAGCCGGTGCAGACCAGCGAGCTGCGCATGAGCTTCCAGATCTGGAGCATGGCGTCGCGCCGCCAGATCGTGCACAGCGTCAACGCGCCGCCCGGCCCGCTCAACCCGGCCTTCGCCGACGGCTATGCCGACGTCGAACTGGATGGAGAGCCGTGGCGCGTCTACAGCGTGACCGACGCCGAGGGCCGGATACAGGCGCAGGCCGGCCATTCGCTGGCCGCGCGCCGCGGCGACATCCTGCAATGGCTGGGCGCCAGCCTGAAGGCCTCGGCCCTGCTGTTCCTGTTCCTGGCCCTGAGCATCCTGCTGGCGATCGACCGCGCCATGCGGCGCCTGGACCGTGTCGGCCGCGCCGTCCAGCAACGCGATCCGCTGGATCTCGCACCCCTGCCCGACGGCGACGTGCCGGCGGAACTGCGGCCGCTGATCACGGCGATCAACCGGCAGTTCGGGCGTGTGCACACGGCGCTGGCGCGCGAACGGCGCCTGATCGCCGACGCGGCCCACGAACTGCGCACGCCCCTGGCCGCGCTGAAGATGCAGGCGGAAGTCGCGCTTGGCGCGCGCCACGCCGACGAACGGCACAGCGCGCTGTGCAAACTGCTGGACGCGGCGCGGCGCGCCGCCCGCCTGTCCGAGCAGTTGCTCGACCAGGCGCGCCTGGACGCCATGGAAGCCACCGTGCCTGGCGGCGAAGTGGATCTGGCCACGCTGACCGCCATGATCATCGCCGACCACCAGGCGCGCGCGCAGGCGCGCCATCAACGCATCCAGCTCGACGCCCGGCCCGCCTTCGTGAGCGGCGACCTGGATTCGCTCGGCATCCTGGTGAGCAACCTGGTCGACAATGCCCTGCGCTATACGCCCGAGGGCGGCCGGGTCGTCGTGTACTGCGGCCCGCTGGAGAACGGCGCGGTCGGCCTGCGCGTGCTGGACAACGGGCCTGGCGTGCCCGCCGACCGGCACGAGCGCATCTTCGAGCGTTTCTATCGCCAGCCGGGCCAGGCGCAGCGCGGCGGCGGCATCGGCCTGTCGCTGGTGGCCCAGATCGCCCGCCTGCATCGTGCCCGGATCGACTGCGGCGCCGGCCTGGACGGCCGCGGCTTCGGCATCGCCGTGGGCTTCGCGCCGCGCGGCTAG
- a CDS encoding IS481-like element IS481 family transposase has product MNTHKHARLTFLRRLEMVQQLIAHQVCVPEAARAYGVTAPTVRKWLGRFLAQGQAGLADASSRPTVSPRAIAPAKALAIVELRRKRLTQARIAQALGVSASTVSRVLARAGLSHLADLEPAEPVVRYEHQAPGDLLHIDIKKLGRIQRPGHRVTGNRRDTVEGAGWDFVFVAIDDHARLAFTDIHPDERFPSAVQFLKDAVAYYQRLGVTIQRLLTDNGSAFRSRAFAALCHELGIKHRFTRPYRPQTNGKAERFIQSALREWAYAHTYQNSQHRADAMKSWLHHYNWHRPHQGIGRAVPISRLNLDEYNLLTVHS; this is encoded by the coding sequence ATGAACACCCATAAGCATGCCCGATTGACCTTCCTACGTCGACTCGAAATGGTCCAGCAATTGATCGCCCATCAAGTTTGTGTGCCTGAAGCGGCCCGCGCCTATGGGGTCACCGCGCCGACTGTGCGCAAATGGCTGGGCCGCTTCCTGGCTCAGGGCCAGGCGGGCTTGGCCGATGCGTCCTCGCGCCCGACGGTCTCGCCCCGAGCGATTGCGCCGGCCAAGGCGCTGGCTATCGTGGAGCTGCGCCGCAAGCGGCTGACCCAAGCGCGCATCGCCCAGGCGCTGGGCGTGTCAGCCAGCACCGTCAGCCGCGTCCTGGCCCGCGCCGGTCTGTCGCACCTGGCCGACCTGGAGCCGGCCGAGCCGGTGGTGCGCTACGAGCATCAGGCCCCCGGCGATCTGCTGCACATCGACATCAAGAAGCTGGGACGTATCCAGCGCCCTGGCCACCGGGTCACGGGCAACCGACGCGATACCGTTGAGGGGGCCGGCTGGGACTTCGTCTTCGTGGCCATCGATGACCACGCCCGCTTGGCCTTCACCGACATCCACCCCGACGAGCGCTTCCCCAGCGCCGTCCAGTTCCTCAAGGACGCAGTGGCCTACTACCAGCGCCTGGGCGTGACCATCCAGCGCTTGCTCACCGACAATGGCTCGGCCTTTCGCAGCCGCGCCTTCGCCGCGCTGTGCCATGAGCTGGGCATCAAGCACCGCTTTACCCGACCTTACCGCCCACAGACCAATGGCAAGGCCGAACGCTTCATCCAGTCGGCCTTGCGTGAGTGGGCTTACGCTCACACCTACCAGAACTCCCAACACCGAGCCGATGCCATGAAATCCTGGCTACACCACTACAACTGGCATCGACCCCACCAAGGCATCGGGCGCGCTGTACCCATCTCCAGACTCAACCTGGACGAATACAACCTATTGACAGTTCACAGCTAG
- a CDS encoding RidA family protein yields the protein MTASISVRVAELGLTLEPANAPAANYVPFVRDGNLLYISGQVPRVDGKPVHLGRLGDSVSDEEGVQAARQAALGVLAQLAAATGDRLQGVARIVRLGVFVAAAPDFNRHSAIANGASDLMVNVFGEAGRHARSAVGVASLPNGVAVEVEAVVALAQA from the coding sequence ATGACTGCTTCGATCTCCGTCCGCGTCGCCGAACTCGGCCTGACTCTCGAGCCGGCCAACGCCCCGGCCGCCAATTACGTGCCGTTCGTGCGCGACGGCAACCTCCTGTACATCTCGGGGCAGGTGCCGCGCGTGGACGGCAAGCCCGTCCACCTGGGCCGCCTTGGCGACAGCGTGAGCGACGAAGAAGGCGTGCAGGCCGCGCGCCAGGCCGCGCTGGGCGTGCTGGCGCAACTGGCCGCCGCCACCGGCGACCGCCTGCAGGGCGTGGCGCGCATCGTGCGCCTGGGCGTATTCGTGGCCGCCGCGCCGGACTTCAATCGCCACAGCGCCATCGCGAACGGCGCGTCGGACCTGATGGTCAATGTGTTCGGCGAAGCCGGCCGCCATGCGCGCAGCGCGGTGGGCGTGGCCTCGCTGCCCAACGGCGTCGCCGTCGAAGTCGAGGCCGTGGTCGCGCTGGCGCAGGCCTGA
- a CDS encoding aminotransferase class V-fold PLP-dependent enzyme, producing MPATLTDELVAALRARTPGAQGAFIHFNHAGASLPSAGTLQAIKAHLRLEATQGPMEAGVQAREQAERARLLAARLLNAQPAEVALTTGNSAGWGAAFAALGPWRAGDRILVARHEWGGNLAAMRLAAQRAGATIGTIASDESGAVDPGALQAMLDERVRLIALTWLPANGGLVNPAAAVGRIARRHGIAYFVDAAQAVGQLPIDVAEVGCDVLSGAGRKALRGPRGTGLLYVRQAFLERLAPAWVDTWSAPLGEDGCPIVRGDAARFESAENSVALRCGLAHALHEALELDIASIRARIDAVATRLRTRLAALDGITLLDQGRVRSGLIAFDVAGWQADAVQRELARQGIALGCNGVAYTPLDMQARGLRQIARASVSYLTTEAEIDALLDALAALARRAP from the coding sequence ATGCCCGCCACGCTGACCGATGAGCTCGTCGCCGCCCTGCGTGCCCGCACACCGGGCGCGCAAGGCGCATTCATCCACTTCAACCACGCGGGCGCTTCGCTGCCCTCGGCCGGCACCTTGCAGGCCATCAAGGCGCATCTGCGCCTCGAGGCCACGCAGGGGCCCATGGAGGCCGGCGTACAGGCGCGCGAACAGGCCGAGCGCGCACGCCTGCTGGCCGCGCGCCTGCTCAACGCCCAGCCAGCCGAGGTTGCGCTGACCACGGGCAATTCGGCGGGCTGGGGCGCGGCCTTCGCCGCGCTCGGACCCTGGCGGGCCGGCGACCGCATCCTGGTCGCCCGCCACGAATGGGGCGGCAACCTGGCGGCCATGCGCCTGGCCGCGCAGCGCGCCGGCGCGACGATCGGAACCATTGCCTCGGACGAGAGCGGCGCGGTGGACCCCGGCGCCTTGCAGGCCATGCTGGACGAGCGGGTGCGCCTGATCGCGCTGACATGGCTGCCGGCCAATGGCGGATTGGTCAATCCGGCTGCCGCCGTCGGGCGCATTGCGCGGCGCCACGGTATCGCCTATTTCGTCGATGCCGCGCAGGCCGTCGGACAATTGCCCATCGATGTCGCCGAGGTCGGGTGCGACGTCCTGAGCGGCGCGGGCCGCAAGGCCTTGCGCGGACCGCGCGGCACCGGGCTGCTGTATGTGCGCCAGGCCTTCCTGGAGCGGCTGGCGCCGGCCTGGGTCGATACCTGGTCGGCGCCGCTGGGCGAGGATGGCTGCCCCATCGTGCGCGGCGACGCCGCCCGTTTCGAGTCGGCCGAAAACAGCGTGGCGCTGCGCTGCGGACTGGCCCACGCGCTGCACGAAGCGCTGGAGCTGGACATCGCGTCGATCCGCGCGCGCATCGACGCCGTGGCCACGCGCCTGCGCACGCGCCTGGCCGCGCTCGACGGCATCACGCTGCTGGACCAGGGACGGGTGCGATCCGGGCTGATTGCCTTCGATGTGGCAGGCTGGCAGGCCGACGCGGTGCAACGCGAGCTGGCGCGCCAGGGAATCGCGCTGGGCTGCAACGGGGTGGCCTATACGCCGCTGGACATGCAGGCGCGCGGGCTGCGGCAAATCGCCCGCGCTTCGGTCAGCTACCTGACCACCGAGGCCGAGATCGATGCGCTGCTCGACGCGCTGGCCGCGCTGGCGCGCCGCGCGCCCTAG
- the trmD gene encoding tRNA (guanosine(37)-N1)-methyltransferase TrmD has product MRFDVVTLFPDMFGLVRDQGVTGRAHAQGLWALHAWNPRDFTHDVHRTVDDRPYGGGPGMVMMAAPLEAAVAAAQAARAAQGLQAAPVILLSPAGRRYDQAEATTLAAGTGAIFICGRYEGVDQRFIERCVTHELSLGDFVLSGGELAALAMMDAAVRLLPGVLNDGDSALQDSFNAALDGLLDSPHYTRPEVYEGVPVPQPLLSGHHANIARWRREQSLRLTASRRPELIERARGEGRLSKADERFLASLAGERES; this is encoded by the coding sequence ATGCGCTTCGACGTCGTCACGCTGTTTCCCGACATGTTCGGCCTGGTGCGCGACCAGGGCGTGACGGGGCGCGCCCATGCGCAGGGCCTGTGGGCGCTGCACGCCTGGAACCCGCGCGATTTCACCCACGACGTGCATCGCACGGTCGACGACCGCCCCTACGGCGGCGGCCCAGGCATGGTGATGATGGCCGCGCCGCTGGAAGCCGCGGTGGCGGCCGCACAGGCCGCCCGCGCCGCGCAGGGCCTGCAGGCCGCGCCGGTGATCCTGCTGTCGCCGGCAGGTCGGCGCTACGACCAGGCCGAAGCCACCACGCTGGCGGCGGGCACGGGCGCGATTTTCATCTGCGGACGCTACGAAGGCGTGGACCAGCGCTTCATCGAGCGCTGTGTCACGCATGAGCTGTCATTGGGCGATTTCGTGCTGTCGGGCGGCGAACTGGCCGCCCTGGCCATGATGGACGCTGCGGTGCGCTTGCTGCCCGGCGTGCTCAACGATGGCGACTCCGCGCTGCAGGACTCCTTCAACGCGGCGCTCGACGGCCTGCTCGACAGCCCGCATTACACCCGTCCGGAAGTCTACGAAGGCGTGCCGGTGCCGCAGCCGTTGCTCAGCGGCCATCATGCCAACATCGCGCGCTGGCGCCGCGAGCAGTCCCTGCGGCTGACCGCCAGCCGCCGCCCCGAGCTGATCGAGCGCGCGCGCGGCGAGGGCCGGCTCAGCAAGGCCGACGAACGCTTCCTGGCCAGCCTGGCGGGCGAGCGCGAAAGCTAG
- the rimM gene encoding ribosome maturation factor RimM (Essential for efficient processing of 16S rRNA): MSEAAHSGAAPADLVELGRIASAYGVKGWVKVQPHSAQAEVLRTVSHWWLTRPAPQAARGVVASVPRAYQVLQARVHGGAVVAQLAGIDDRDQAEALRGCFVQAARSAFPAPADDEYYWVDLIGCALYSDADGEPRLLGVVDEVFDNGAHAVLKVLRQQIQPGQPGPVPLLDPKGRPLEELVPFVRAHIRHVDLAARRIDSDWPLDY; the protein is encoded by the coding sequence ATGTCTGAAGCCGCACATTCCGGCGCGGCGCCCGCGGATCTGGTCGAGCTGGGCCGCATTGCATCGGCCTACGGTGTCAAAGGCTGGGTAAAGGTGCAGCCCCACTCGGCGCAGGCCGAAGTGTTGCGCACCGTCTCTCACTGGTGGCTGACTCGCCCCGCGCCGCAAGCGGCCCGGGGCGTTGTCGCGTCCGTGCCGCGCGCCTATCAGGTGCTGCAGGCGCGCGTCCATGGCGGCGCGGTGGTGGCCCAGCTGGCAGGCATCGACGACCGCGATCAGGCCGAGGCCTTGCGCGGTTGCTTCGTCCAGGCGGCGCGCAGCGCCTTTCCGGCGCCCGCCGACGACGAATACTATTGGGTCGACCTGATCGGCTGCGCGCTCTACAGCGATGCGGACGGCGAGCCCCGCTTGCTGGGCGTGGTCGACGAGGTGTTCGACAACGGCGCGCACGCGGTCCTCAAGGTCTTGCGCCAGCAGATCCAGCCCGGCCAGCCCGGGCCGGTGCCGCTACTCGACCCCAAGGGCCGGCCGCTCGAAGAGCTGGTGCCGTTCGTGCGCGCCCATATCCGGCATGTCGACTTGGCCGCGCGCCGCATCGACAGCGACTGGCCACTGGACTACTGA
- the rpsP gene encoding 30S ribosomal protein S16, with the protein MLVIRLARGGSKKRPFYNLVATDSRNRRDGRFVERVGFYNPVAAEGTENLRIALDRVQYWTGNGALLSPAVERLVKEYSAKVSAAA; encoded by the coding sequence ATGCTGGTGATTCGTCTGGCCCGCGGTGGCTCGAAGAAGCGTCCGTTTTACAACCTGGTAGCTACCGATTCGCGCAATCGTCGCGATGGCCGTTTCGTCGAGCGCGTTGGCTTTTACAACCCGGTTGCCGCTGAAGGCACCGAGAATCTGCGCATCGCCCTGGACCGCGTGCAATACTGGACCGGCAACGGCGCGCTGCTGTCGCCCGCCGTCGAGCGCCTGGTCAAGGAATACTCGGCCAAGGTTTCGGCTGCTGCCTGA
- a CDS encoding IS481-like element IS481 family transposase has translation MNTHKHARLTFLRRLEMVQQLIAHQVCVPEAARAYGVTAPTVRKWLGRFLAQGQAGLADASSRPTVSPRAIAPAKALAIVELRRKRLTQARIAQALGVSASTVSRVLARAGLSHLADLEPAEPVVRYEHQAPGDLLHIDIKKLGRIQRPGHRVTGNRRDTVEGAGWDFVFVAIDDHARVAFTDIHPDERFPSAVQFLKDAVAYYQRLGVTIQRLLTDNGSAFRSRAFAALCHELGIKHRFTRPYRPQTNGKAERFIQSALREWAYAHTYQNSQHRADAMKSWLHHYNWHRPHQGIGRAVPISRLNLDEYNLLTVHS, from the coding sequence ATGAACACCCATAAGCATGCCCGATTGACCTTCCTACGTCGACTCGAAATGGTCCAGCAATTGATCGCCCATCAAGTTTGTGTGCCTGAAGCGGCCCGCGCCTATGGGGTCACCGCGCCGACTGTGCGCAAATGGCTGGGCCGCTTCCTGGCTCAGGGCCAGGCGGGCTTGGCCGATGCGTCCTCGCGCCCGACGGTCTCGCCCCGAGCGATTGCGCCGGCCAAGGCGCTGGCTATCGTGGAGCTGCGCCGCAAGCGGCTGACCCAAGCGCGCATCGCCCAGGCGCTGGGCGTGTCAGCCAGCACCGTCAGCCGCGTCCTGGCCCGCGCCGGTCTGTCGCACCTGGCCGACCTGGAGCCGGCCGAGCCGGTGGTGCGCTACGAGCATCAGGCCCCCGGCGATCTGCTGCACATCGACATCAAGAAGCTGGGACGTATCCAGCGCCCTGGCCACCGGGTCACGGGCAACCGACGCGATACCGTTGAGGGGGCCGGCTGGGACTTCGTCTTCGTGGCCATCGATGACCACGCCCGCGTGGCCTTCACCGACATCCACCCCGACGAGCGCTTCCCCAGCGCCGTCCAGTTCCTCAAGGACGCAGTGGCCTACTACCAGCGCCTGGGCGTGACCATCCAGCGCTTGCTCACCGACAATGGCTCGGCCTTTCGCAGCCGCGCCTTCGCCGCGCTGTGCCATGAGCTGGGCATCAAGCACCGCTTTACCCGACCTTACCGCCCACAGACCAATGGCAAGGCCGAACGCTTCATCCAGTCGGCCTTGCGTGAGTGGGCTTACGCTCACACCTACCAGAACTCCCAACACCGAGCCGATGCCATGAAATCCTGGCTACACCACTACAACTGGCATCGACCCCACCAAGGCATCGGGCGCGCTGTACCCATCTCCAGACTCAACCTGGACGAATACAACCTATTGACAGTTCACAGCTAG
- a CDS encoding IS481-like element IS481 family transposase — protein MNTHKHARLTFLRRLEMVQQLIAHQVCVPEAARAYGVTAPTVRKWLGRFLAQGQAGLADASSRPTVSPRAIAPAKALAIVELRRKRLTQARIAQALGVSASTVSRVLARAGLSHLADLEPAEPVVRYEHQAPGDLLHIDIKKLGRIQRPGHRVTGNRRDTVEGAGWDFVFVAIDDHARVAFTDIHPDERFPSAVQFLKDAVAYYQRLGVTIQRLLTDNGSAFRSRAFAALCHELGIKHRFTRPYRPQTNGKAERFIQSALREWAYAHTYQNSQHRADAMKSWLHHYNWHRPHQGIGRAVPISRLNLDEYNLLTVHT, from the coding sequence ATGAACACCCATAAGCATGCCCGATTGACCTTCCTACGTCGACTCGAAATGGTCCAGCAATTGATCGCCCATCAAGTTTGTGTGCCTGAAGCGGCCCGCGCCTATGGGGTCACCGCGCCGACTGTACGCAAATGGCTGGGCCGCTTCCTGGCTCAGGGCCAGGCGGGCTTGGCCGATGCGTCCTCGCGCCCGACGGTCTCGCCCCGAGCGATTGCGCCGGCCAAGGCGCTGGCTATCGTGGAGCTGCGCCGCAAGCGGCTGACCCAAGCGCGCATCGCCCAGGCGCTGGGCGTGTCAGCCAGCACCGTCAGCCGCGTCCTGGCCCGCGCCGGTCTGTCGCACCTGGCCGACCTGGAGCCGGCCGAGCCGGTGGTGCGCTACGAGCATCAGGCCCCCGGCGATCTGCTGCACATCGACATCAAGAAGCTGGGACGTATCCAGCGCCCTGGCCACCGGGTCACGGGCAACCGACGCGATACCGTTGAGGGGGCCGGCTGGGACTTCGTCTTCGTGGCCATCGATGACCACGCCCGCGTGGCCTTCACCGACATCCACCCCGACGAGCGCTTCCCCAGCGCCGTCCAGTTCCTCAAGGACGCAGTGGCCTACTACCAGCGCCTGGGCGTGACCATCCAGCGCTTGCTCACCGACAATGGCTCGGCCTTTCGCAGCCGCGCCTTCGCCGCGCTGTGCCATGAGCTGGGCATCAAGCACCGCTTTACCCGACCTTACCGCCCACAGACCAATGGCAAGGCCGAACGCTTCATCCAGTCGGCCTTGCGTGAGTGGGCTTACGCTCACACCTACCAGAACTCCCAACACCGAGCCGATGCCATGAAATCCTGGCTACACCACTACAACTGGCATCGACCCCACCAAGGCATCGGGCGCGCTGTACCCATCTCCAGACTCAACCTGGACGAATACAACCTATTGACAGTTCACACCTAG
- a CDS encoding tetratricopeptide repeat protein: MQAMTERLEAMLAQGTDNMLLRFTLGKTYAEHEQFDAALPHLRAALDFDPTYSVAWKWLGKTLQGQGDRAGARQAWESGLAAAQSRGDQQVVKELQVFLRRLAREDAQHGG; this comes from the coding sequence ATGCAAGCCATGACCGAGCGCCTGGAAGCCATGCTGGCGCAGGGTACCGACAACATGTTGTTGCGTTTCACGCTGGGCAAGACCTACGCCGAACACGAACAATTCGACGCGGCCTTGCCGCACCTGCGCGCGGCGCTCGATTTCGATCCCACGTACTCGGTCGCCTGGAAGTGGCTGGGCAAGACGCTGCAGGGACAGGGCGACCGCGCCGGCGCGCGCCAGGCCTGGGAAAGCGGACTGGCGGCCGCGCAGTCGCGCGGCGACCAGCAAGTGGTCAAGGAATTGCAGGTTTTCCTGCGGCGATTGGCGCGCGAAGACGCGCAGCACGGCGGCTAG
- a CDS encoding DUF1501 domain-containing protein: MHRRQLLKLAAAAPLTLYGTRLLAAGPPDTRLLVVFMRGAYDAASLLVPTTSEFYYESRPHIAIARDAAAALSDGWALHPAVKDSLLPFYQRGELAFVPFAGTDDASRSHFETQNRIELGRAGGSGAAPASGFLNRLAAQLDGKAGRPAAFTEDVPQIFRGQARVPNIDLGGAKRKSRLTADSSSAIAQMYQGTGLDASVNEGLAAMGQARAALEAEMREANGGAGSTEKLEQEARRIGTFMAERYNLGFVDVGGWDTHVGQGAANGVLATKLGQLGRALAAYAQAMGPAWRHTTVVVISEFGRTLRENGNKGTDHGHGSVYWVLGGGVRGGRIAGEQVAVKRDTLFQDRDYPVLTDYRALFAGLFGRLYGLDAQRLQAVFPGARPLDLKLV; this comes from the coding sequence ATGCACCGACGCCAACTGCTCAAACTGGCCGCCGCCGCCCCGCTCACCCTGTACGGCACCCGCCTGCTGGCCGCCGGCCCGCCCGACACCCGCCTGCTGGTGGTGTTCATGCGCGGCGCCTACGACGCCGCCAGCCTGCTCGTGCCCACGACCAGCGAGTTCTATTACGAGTCCCGTCCGCACATCGCCATTGCCCGCGACGCCGCCGCCGCGCTGTCCGACGGCTGGGCCCTGCACCCGGCCGTCAAGGACAGCCTGCTGCCGTTCTACCAGCGCGGCGAGCTGGCCTTCGTTCCTTTCGCCGGCACCGACGACGCCAGCCGCAGCCACTTCGAGACCCAGAACCGCATCGAGCTGGGCCGCGCCGGCGGCAGCGGCGCCGCGCCCGCCTCCGGCTTTCTCAACCGGCTGGCCGCCCAGCTCGACGGCAAGGCCGGCAGGCCGGCGGCCTTCACCGAGGACGTGCCGCAGATCTTCCGCGGCCAGGCGCGCGTGCCCAATATCGACCTGGGCGGGGCCAAGCGCAAGTCGCGCCTGACGGCCGACAGCAGTAGCGCCATCGCCCAGATGTACCAGGGCACCGGCCTGGATGCCTCGGTCAACGAAGGCCTGGCCGCCATGGGCCAGGCGCGCGCCGCGCTGGAGGCCGAAATGCGCGAGGCCAACGGCGGTGCCGGCAGCACCGAGAAACTGGAGCAGGAGGCGCGCCGCATCGGCACTTTCATGGCCGAGCGCTACAACCTCGGCTTCGTGGACGTGGGCGGGTGGGATACTCACGTCGGCCAGGGCGCGGCCAACGGCGTGCTGGCCACCAAGCTGGGCCAGCTGGGACGCGCGCTGGCCGCCTACGCGCAGGCGATGGGCCCGGCCTGGCGCCATACCACCGTGGTCGTCATCAGCGAGTTCGGCCGCACCCTGCGCGAGAACGGCAACAAGGGCACCGACCACGGCCATGGCAGCGTGTACTGGGTGCTGGGCGGCGGGGTGCGCGGCGGACGCATCGCCGGCGAGCAGGTGGCGGTCAAGCGCGACACCTTGTTCCAGGATCGCGACTACCCCGTGCTGACCGACTACCGCGCGCTGTTCGCGGGCCTGTTCGGCCGCCTGTATGGCCTCGACGCGCAACGCCTGCAGGCCGTGTTTCCGGGCGCGCGTCCGCTCGACCTCAAGCTGGTCTGA
- a CDS encoding glutathione peroxidase translates to MNTMYDFSAPTITGAERALADFRGQVALVVNVASRCGFTPQYSGLEELYRSYRNEGFVVLGFPCNQFGRQEPGDEAAIAQFCETQYAISFPLFAKIDVNGAHAHPLYRWLKARKPGLLGTRAIKWNFTKFLVGRDGLPLRRYAPAHTPESLRHDIARACAAPGPTP, encoded by the coding sequence ATGAACACCATGTACGACTTCAGCGCCCCCACCATAACGGGCGCGGAACGCGCGCTGGCCGATTTTCGCGGCCAGGTGGCGCTGGTGGTCAATGTCGCCTCGCGCTGCGGGTTCACGCCCCAGTACTCGGGCCTGGAAGAACTGTACCGCTCGTACCGCAACGAAGGCTTTGTCGTCCTGGGATTTCCGTGCAACCAGTTCGGGCGCCAGGAGCCGGGCGACGAGGCCGCCATCGCGCAGTTCTGCGAAACCCAGTACGCCATCAGCTTCCCGCTGTTCGCCAAGATCGACGTCAACGGCGCCCACGCCCACCCGCTGTACCGCTGGCTGAAGGCACGCAAGCCCGGCCTGCTGGGCACCCGCGCCATCAAATGGAATTTCACCAAATTCCTGGTCGGGCGCGACGGCCTGCCGCTGCGGCGCTACGCGCCCGCCCACACGCCCGAATCGCTGCGCCACGACATCGCGCGCGCCTGCGCCGCGCCCGGCCCGACGCCCTAG